The following proteins are co-located in the Enoplosus armatus isolate fEnoArm2 chromosome 8, fEnoArm2.hap1, whole genome shotgun sequence genome:
- the atp5pb gene encoding ATP synthase F(0) complex subunit B1, mitochondrial, protein MLSRLVIVSASALKGSGPLGAGLVQASRSLHTTSQSLAPLPPLPEKGGKVRHGFIPEELFQILYPKTGVTGPYMLGTGLLLYALSKEIYVLNHETFAAASIGAVIVYGVKKFGPSVAAFADKLNDDKVARAQEVKDLAMTSLAQAIEDEKKEQWRAEGRSLLFDAKRNNVAMLLETNYRERLHMVTNEVKRRLDYQVSLQDLHRRMEQEHMVNWVEKSVVGSITPQQEKESIAKCISDLKALAKVTQAQATA, encoded by the exons ATGCTGTCCAGGCTCGTCATTGTCTCAG CCAGTGCCCTGAAAGGCAGCGGCCCCCTTGGTGCTgg TCTGGTCCAGGCTTCTCGCTCCCTGCACACAACGTCCCAGAGTCTGGCCCCACTGCCCCCTCTGCCAGAGAAGGGAGGCAAAGTTCGCCATGGCTTCATCCCAGAGGAGCTTTTCCAGATCCTGTACCCCAAAACTGGAGTGACAG GACCCTACATGCTGGGCACTGGCCTCCTCCTCTACGCTCTTTCCAAGGAAATCTACGTCCTCAACCATGAGACCTTTGCTGCCGCCTCCATCGGTGCCGTCATCGTCTATGGTGTCAAGAAATTTGGCCCAAgtgttgctgcttttgctgACAAACTGAACGAT gataAAGTGGCCAGGGCTCAGGAGGTGAAGGACCTCGCCATGACCAGCCTGGCTCAGGCCATTGAGGATGAGAAGAAGGAACagtggagagcagagggaaggtCATTGCTCTTCGACGCTAAGAGG aaCAATGTGGCCATGCTGTTGGAGACCAACTACAGAGAAAGACTACACATGGTGACCAATGAGGTGAAGAGGCGCTTGGACTACCAGGTCAGCCTGCAGGACCTCCACCGCCGGATGGAGCAGGAGCACATGGTCAACTGGGTGGAGAAGAGTGTCGTCGGCAGCATCACTCCTCAGCAG gagaaagagagcatcGCGAAATGCATCTCAGACTTGAAGGCTCTGGCCAAGGTCACTCAGGCTCAAGCTACAGCCTAA
- the dnase1l1l gene encoding deoxyribonuclease I-like 1-like — translation MRTAVLLFAVGLCALNIASSLKICAFNVQSFGESKSNNKKVMGILQKILSRCDLCLIQEVRDSKGEAIQALVKDLNRFDRFNSYSYVESERLGRKSYKEQYVYIYRNNVLEVKEHYQYPKLEGQGTNETDVFSRQPFIVRFHSPTTLVKDFVLIGQHTCPKSAMKEIDELYTVFKRIHKKWKTDNVMILGDLNAGCSYVTIKGWRAVRLRSDPKFRWLIGDEQDTTVREKTHCAYDRIIVHGREIISCIVPGSAQPFNFKENFHLSEEEALEVSDHFPVEVDLKPNHRYLLRNEL, via the exons ATGAGGACTGCAGTTCTGCTGTTCGCTGTGGGGTTGTGTGCGTTGAACATCGCATCTTCCCTGAAAATCTGCGCTTTCAATGTTCAGAGCTTTGGGGAATCAAAGTCAAACAACAAGAAGGTTATGGGGATTCTACAAAAG ATTCTTTCTCGGTGTGACTTGTGTCTTATTCAGGAGGTCCGGGACTCTAAAGGAGAAGCAATACAAGCTTTGGTGAAGGATCTTAACAG ATTTGACAGATTCAACTCATACTCCTATGTGGAAAGTGAAAGGCTGGGGAGGAAGAGCTACAAGGAGCAGTACGTCTACATTTACAG GAACAATGTGCTGGAGGTCAAAGAGCATTATCAGTATCCTAAACTAGAAGGACAAGGCACCAACGAAACTGATGTTTTCTCCAGACAGCCTTTCATTGTTCGCTTTCACTCCCCTACTACAT tggTGAAGGACTTCGTCCTGATTGGGCAGCACACCTGCCCCAAAAGTGCCATGAAGGAGATTGACGAACTGTACACTGTCTTCAAAAGAATTCACAAGAAGTGGAAGACTGAT AATGTGATGATCTTAGGGGACCTCAATGCCGGCTGCAGCTACGTCACCATCAAGGGCTGGAGAGCTGTGCGCTTGAGGAGTGACCCCAAGTTTCGCTGGCTAATTGGAGACGAGCAAGACACTACTGTCCGCGAGAAGACGCACTGTGCCTACGACAG gatCATTGTCCATGGACGTGAGATTATTTCCTGTATAGTGCCAGGTTCAGCTCAACCGTTCAACTTTAAAGAGAATTTCCATCTCTCTGAGGAGgag GCTCTTGAGGTGAGTGATCATTTTCCTGTGGAAGTTGACCTGAAGCCCAACCACCGCTACCTCCTCCGCAATGAGCTGTAG
- the traf3ip3 gene encoding TRAF3-interacting JNK-activating modulator — translation MDAMDALAVSGLQLSPVKDFDQLVETRAEKREHLRGRNNVTSCRSPTREFDTKLIKNELKEKRHLEFLRRRSVSPEPCGEKSTTCSSKRNPLPKTYLIQHHSSFSKSETLHTNIQNTRTANGHPVRIITANSSNTDSPSTSKWASLWSEQVTLLRQEKGHARKQASTSTAAIKESNQHRTKSTDKRENSINGQKTSIKTFIQTEKIHQKLFVQTENILQKKILRETSVQTESGLVTIKESDVQRLADYLQEALWREEAVKKKLAALQESTSNLMNSSNKIWTARCSEDLLRNKIKALEAQLQVCLQKFPRDGVKKLVLQMEKQKLVYEEKALVALQKVTQDKTEALSKAETLQEALITAKAEALRWQSLYEELKLSSGQLRESQHFSNEQLQQLHNQVELSRAREAERREEVVSLRQEMKEQQYNICLLEEDNQMLREEIQHLRDGSNESQDFLMQGCLTSEEAEPRLAARRDSQVEEQLRHTQEKLRLKERECEELQTELHAVEQECQSSQARLSQCRDELRQLSHRHKRPTQCGSWWKVFVFCLLLLAMAGVAMLWLWHPPFREQVEDLYSDIETRIEDYLMKMASPQHSGCFRPI, via the exons ATGGACGCCATGGATGCCCTGGCTGTCAGTGGACTACAGCTCTCCCCAGTGAAGGACTTTGACCAATTAGTGGAGACCAGAGCAGAGAAACGTGAACACCTGCGAGGACGTAACAACGTGACCTCATGTCGCAGCCCCACGAGAGAGTTTGACACGAAACTGATAAAGAATGAACTGAAGGAGAAGAGACATCTGGAATTTCTGAGGAGGAGATCAGTGAGCCCCGAGCCGTGTGGTGAGAAGTCTACAACCTGCTCGTCAAAGAGAAACCCTTTACCAAAGACATATTTAATACAACATCACAGTTCATTCAGCAAGTCAGAGACATTGCATACAAATATCCAAAATACTCGCACTGCTAATGGACATCCAGTGAGGATTataacagcaaacagcagcaacactgatAGCCCAAGCACCAGCAAATGG GCTTCATTATGGTCAGAACAGGTAACACTGTTGAGACAAGAGAAAGGCCATGCAAGGAAGCAAGCATCTACCTCCACAGCAGCGATAAAGGAATCCAACCAGCACAGGACGAAAAGCACAGATAAAAGAGAGAATAGTATTAATG GTCAAAAGACAAGCATAAAAACATTCATCCAAACAGAAAAGATTCACCAAAAACTCTTCGTCCAAACTGAAAATATTCTCCAAAAAAAGATACTGCGAGAGACCAGTGTGCAGACGGA GTCTGGTCTTGTCACTATCAAGGAGTCA GATGTTCAGAGATTGGCTGACTACTTGCAG GAGGccctgtggagagaggaggcagtgaagaagaagctggCAGCCCTCCAGGAGAGCACGTCAAACCTCATGAACTCCTCGAACAAAATATGGACA GCTCGCTGCAGTGAAGACCTGCTGAGAAACAAGATCAAGGCTCTGGAGGCGCAGCTGCAAGTCTGCCTGCAG AAGTTTCCCAGGGATGGAGTGAAGAAACTGGTGCTACAGATGGAGAAGCAGAAGCTGGTGTATGAGGAGAAGGCCCTGGTCGCCCTGCAGAAGGTCACACAGGACAAAACTGAGGCGCTCAGCAAGGCTGAGACACTGCAG GAAGCGCTAATTACAGCAAAGGCAGAGGCACTGAGGTGGCAGAGCCTATATGAGGAGCTAAAGCTGAGCTCTGGGCAACTCAGGGAGAGCCAACACTTCAGTAATGAACAGCTGCAACAGCTGCACAACCAAGTGGAG CTGTCCAGAGCCAGAGAGGCCGagcggagggaggaggtggtgtcATTAAGACAAGAGATGAAGGAGCAACAGTACAACATCTGCCTGCTGGAAGAGGACAACCAGATGTTAAGAGAGGAGATCCAGCACCTTAGAG ATGGCAGCAATGAGAGCCAGGACTTCCTGATGCAGGGGTGTCTGACGTCAGAGGAAGCAGAGCCACGACTGGCGGCGAGGAGAGACTCTcaggtggaggagcagctcCGTCACACTCAGGAGAAACTCCGactcaaagagagagag tgtgaagagctgcagacagagctgCATGCCGTGGAGCAGGAGTGTCAGTCCAGCCAGGCCCGGCTGTCGCAGTGCAGGGACGAGCTCCGGCAACTCAGCCACCGCCACAAGAGACCg ACACAGTGTGGCTCTTGGTGgaaagtgtttgtgttctgtctcCTACTCCTCGCCATGGCAGGGGTTGCCATGTTGTGGCTGTGGCATCCTCCTTTCCGGGAGCAAGTTGAAGACCTGTACTCAGACATAGAGACACGCATCGAAGACTATCTCATGAAAATGGCCTCTCCTCAACACTCAGGCTGTTTTAGACCAATATGA